CGGTCCTCTATCTCTCGCATGGCTACAGCGACAATGAAGGAAGCTGGAGTGTTCATGGCAAGGCCCATTGGATTCTCGATTCGCTGATCGCTCAGAAGAAGGCGGTGCCGATGATCGTCGTGATGCCGGATGGCCATGCACTCCCCCCTGCTGCCGGAGCTTGGGAAGCCTACGCGACCAATAATAGCGGCGCTTACTGTGAAGAACTGGTGAAGGACATCGTGCCCTTGGTCGAGAGTCATTACCGGGTTGCCTCACGTCCGCGCAGCCGGGCTTTTGCCGGTTTGTCGATGGGTGGGCACCATGCCTTTACGGTGGCCTTGAAGCACCATGATCAGTTCGGGTGGGTGGGGGCCTTCAGCGCCGCGACTCCGGTGGAGAGTTGGATTGCTCGAGATTTGGAAAAGGGCAACGAAATGAACCGCCACCTGAAGCTGTTCTGGATTGCGTGTGGAAAGAAGGACTTCCTTTTTCAGAACAACGAGACCTTTTCCGCGTTGCTGAAAACCAAGGGGATTCAGCACGAATACCTCGTGACGGAGGGTGACCATTCCTGGCCGGTGTGGCGGCGATATCTGGTGGATTTCGCGCCGAAGCTGTTTCGGTGAGTTTGTCGCACGGATCGTCCGACACGGACGATGCCACAATGTAGTGTGGGCCGTCTCGGTCCATCCCCAATGTGCAATGTGAAATGAGCAATGAACAATGTGCAATCCCCCTCGGAATGGGCGCGGCTCAACGGACCTGATTTCACATTGCTCATTTTTCCATTTGGGACCAATGAGGCCCGCTGCGCTCGGGAGGCTGGCGCATCGTCCAACATGGACGACGCCACAATTACTCACTTTCCCGGTGCGATGCAGTAGAGCTTGGTCAGGGTTCGAATCAGTAACCGATCTCCGGCGATGGCCGGCGTGGACATGCACATCTCGTCGAGCGGATTGCTATGCAACAGACGATACTCGGGTCCCGCTTGGAACACGAAGGTGTCGCCGTCCTCGCTGAGCGCGTAGATCTTTCCATTGGCCGCCCAAGGCGAGGCCGTGAAGGAAGTGGTCTGGGTCCGGATCCGCTGCTTTTCGTAGATCTGTCGTCCTGTTCGGGCGTCGTGCGCGCTGAAGAAACCGAAATCAAACAGCACATAGAACTGGTCCCCGTAGAGCAGGGGTGAAGGGTTGTAGGGTGCCGCCGTCGGCTGATACCACGCGATGTGCGCGCTGTTGGTCTCGCCTGCGGGCAGCGTGATATCCCCGCTCGCGCCCGGCTTCACCGCGAACACGGGGCGGATTTTGTCACCGACATATCCCGAGCTGATGTAGAGCAATCCAAACTTCGAGAAGGGCGTTGGAATCACAATCGTGGACATGCCTCCGAACTCCCACAGCAGCTTCCCATCGAGATCATACGAGCGGACGCGTTTGCGTCCCGGGGTGACCAGCTCGGTTCGCTGCTCGTTCTGCCAGACATAGGGAGTCGCCCAGTTACTCGGCTCATCCCGTTCAGTTCTCCAAAGCTGCTTTCCCGTTCGCTTGTCCAGCGCCACCACAAACGACTGGTCTTCATTGTCGTTCACCAGGAAGAGCTTGTCACCGTGAAGCACCGGCGAGGCCGCCGAACCCCATCCGTAGCGGGTCTTCACTGCCGGCCAGTTGGTGGACCAGAGGGGCTTTCCGTCCAGGTCGAAGCAGAACAGGCCCACGTTGCCGAAGTAGGCGTACACTCGCTCGCCGTCGGTGACTGGCGTTTCCGAGGCATAGCTGTTTTTGATGTGCAGGGGATTGACGGGATTGCCGCTTTTGACCTCCCGGCGCCACAGTTCTTTCCCGTCCTTGAGGGCGAGACATTGCACCCACCAATGATGCGTCGTGGCCGGCGGGTCTTTGCGGTCGCCGCCGAAGTACAGGCCCTTTTTGGCCTCGTCCATGGGACCCTCGCTCGTAGCGGTGGTCAGGAAGACGCGATCACCCCACACGATGGGTGAGGACCAGCCACGCCCCGGGATCTCCACCTTCCAAGCCACATTCTCATTGGTGCTCCATCGTTCAGGAAACCGCGACCCATCAGCCACGGCCATGGAGTCCGCCCCGCGGAACTGAGGCCAGTGGATCGGCGCGGCAGGCGAGTTCGCGGCCGAGGCGAGTGGGACGAGGCTAAGGTTGATGAGTATCGCCAGGGCGAGGATGGGTTTCATGAGTTGCATCGGGTTGGCTGGCGAGGGTCCGCCTGCCGCTCAAGCCAGTTTGGCCATTTCGTTGCGCACCAACTGAACCAGCGGCTTGATGGTTTCCCGGCTGAAGTCAAATCGGCATCCCGCGGCCTGGAAAAGTTCAGGCAACGGGCGTGAACCGCCGAGCGAGAGGCCCTTGAGGTAGTCGCGCAGCGCACCCGGCTTGTCCTTCTTCGAGTTCGCCCAGACTTGGAGGGCTCCGAGTTGGGCAATCCCGTACTCGATATAATAGAAGGGGTGCAGGAAGATGTGCAACTGGCGATGCCAGAGGTTGGCGCGGACAGCCTCGAATCCGGTCCAATCGACCTTGTCTCCAAATCGTCCCATCAGCTGGACCCAAGCGG
The DNA window shown above is from Verrucomicrobiales bacterium and carries:
- a CDS encoding PQQ-like beta-propeller repeat protein; amino-acid sequence: MKPILALAILINLSLVPLASAANSPAAPIHWPQFRGADSMAVADGSRFPERWSTNENVAWKVEIPGRGWSSPIVWGDRVFLTTATSEGPMDEAKKGLYFGGDRKDPPATTHHWWVQCLALKDGKELWRREVKSGNPVNPLHIKNSYASETPVTDGERVYAYFGNVGLFCFDLDGKPLWSTNWPAVKTRYGWGSAASPVLHGDKLFLVNDNEDQSFVVALDKRTGKQLWRTERDEPSNWATPYVWQNEQRTELVTPGRKRVRSYDLDGKLLWEFGGMSTIVIPTPFSKFGLLYISSGYVGDKIRPVFAVKPGASGDITLPAGETNSAHIAWYQPTAAPYNPSPLLYGDQFYVLFDFGFFSAHDARTGRQIYEKQRIRTQTTSFTASPWAANGKIYALSEDGDTFVFQAGPEYRLLHSNPLDEMCMSTPAIAGDRLLIRTLTKLYCIAPGK